The following proteins come from a genomic window of Rutidosis leptorrhynchoides isolate AG116_Rl617_1_P2 chromosome 10, CSIRO_AGI_Rlap_v1, whole genome shotgun sequence:
- the LOC139872503 gene encoding uncharacterized protein isoform X3, whose protein sequence is MGCVSSKTNADSKSDRLSRWRATGIVALRDSKLKSLPDEVLELDRSVRTLDLTRNKLADIPEEISKLINMQRLILAENVIERLPTNVGQLQSLKILNLDQNRVTFLPDELGQLVRLERLSISGNQLTTLPDTIGSLRNLLLLSVSNNQLKLLPESVGSCYSLEELQANDNSIDELPPSVCNLIHLKSLCLDNNNIKQIPPDLLKACKTLQSISLHDNPISMDQFQSDSKNLKVEGKRNSTNK, encoded by the exons atgggtTGTGTTTCTAGCAAGACGAATGCTGATTCAAAGTCCGACCGCCTCTCACGGTGGCGCGCCACCGGCATTGTTGCCTTACGTGACTCCAAATTAAAG TCATTACCAGATGAAGTTCTTGAGCTGGATAGATCTGTTCGGACGCTCGATTTAACTCGTAATAAATTAG CTGATATTCCGGAGGAGATTAGCAAATTAATAAACATGCAGAGGCTG ATTTTGGCTGAAAATGTAATCGAGCGTCTTCCAACGAATGTGGGCCAACTTCAGTCTTTGAAGATATTAAATCTCGATCAGAATAGAGTTACCTTTTTACCCGATGAAC TGGGCCAATTGGTTAGACTTGAGCGGTTATCTATCTCGGGCAACCAGTTAACTACTTTACCTGACACCATTGGAAGTTTACGCAAT CTGTTGCTGTTGAGTGTATCGAATAATCAATTGAAGCTTCTTCCAGAATCTGTTGGGAGCTGCTATTCATTAGAAGAGCTACAAGCAAATG ATAATTCTATTGATGAACTTCCTCCTTCTGTCTGCAATCTCATTCACCTTAAGTCATTATGCTTGGACAATAACAATATTAAACAG ATACCACCGGATTTGTTGAAGGCATGCAAGACTCTACAAAGTATTTCATTGCATGATAATCCCATATCTATGGATCAATTCCAGTCG GATTCCAAGAATTTGAAGGTAGAAGGAAAAAGAAATTCGACAAACAAATAG
- the LOC139872503 gene encoding plant intracellular Ras-group-related LRR protein 7-like isoform X2 has translation MGCVSSKTNADSKSDRLSRWRATGIVALRDSKLKSLPDEVLELDRSVRTLDLTRNKLADIPEEISKLINMQRLILAENVIERLPTNVGQLQSLKILNLDQNRVTFLPDELGQLVRLERLSISGNQLTTLPDTIGSLRNLLLLSVSNNQLKLLPESVGSCYSLEELQANDNSIDELPPSVCNLIHLKSLCLDNNNIKQIPPDLLKACKTLQSISLHDNPISMDQFQSMEGFQEFEGRRKKKFDKQIDSNVTMGSKGLDEGVDL, from the exons atgggtTGTGTTTCTAGCAAGACGAATGCTGATTCAAAGTCCGACCGCCTCTCACGGTGGCGCGCCACCGGCATTGTTGCCTTACGTGACTCCAAATTAAAG TCATTACCAGATGAAGTTCTTGAGCTGGATAGATCTGTTCGGACGCTCGATTTAACTCGTAATAAATTAG CTGATATTCCGGAGGAGATTAGCAAATTAATAAACATGCAGAGGCTG ATTTTGGCTGAAAATGTAATCGAGCGTCTTCCAACGAATGTGGGCCAACTTCAGTCTTTGAAGATATTAAATCTCGATCAGAATAGAGTTACCTTTTTACCCGATGAAC TGGGCCAATTGGTTAGACTTGAGCGGTTATCTATCTCGGGCAACCAGTTAACTACTTTACCTGACACCATTGGAAGTTTACGCAAT CTGTTGCTGTTGAGTGTATCGAATAATCAATTGAAGCTTCTTCCAGAATCTGTTGGGAGCTGCTATTCATTAGAAGAGCTACAAGCAAATG ATAATTCTATTGATGAACTTCCTCCTTCTGTCTGCAATCTCATTCACCTTAAGTCATTATGCTTGGACAATAACAATATTAAACAG ATACCACCGGATTTGTTGAAGGCATGCAAGACTCTACAAAGTATTTCATTGCATGATAATCCCATATCTATGGATCAATTCCAGTCG ATGGAAGGATTCCAAGAATTTGAAGGTAGAAGGAAAAAGAAATTCGACAAACAAATAGATTCGAATGTGACGATGGGTTCTAAAGGCCTTGATGAGGGCGTTGATTTGTGA
- the LOC139872503 gene encoding uncharacterized protein isoform X1, which translates to MGCVSSKTNADSKSDRLSRWRATGIVALRDSKLKSLPDEVLELDRSVRTLDLTRNKLADIPEEISKLINMQRLILAENVIERLPTNVGQLQSLKILNLDQNRVTFLPDELGQLVRLERLSISGNQLTTLPDTIGSLRNLLLLSVSNNQLKLLPESVGSCYSLEELQANDNSIDELPPSVCNLIHLKSLCLDNNNIKQIPPDLLKACKTLQSISLHDNPISMDQFQSVSFNVSFLNTRYLHFSIKVKSCGQSDQDPIFTLRWKDSKNLKVEGKRNSTNK; encoded by the exons atgggtTGTGTTTCTAGCAAGACGAATGCTGATTCAAAGTCCGACCGCCTCTCACGGTGGCGCGCCACCGGCATTGTTGCCTTACGTGACTCCAAATTAAAG TCATTACCAGATGAAGTTCTTGAGCTGGATAGATCTGTTCGGACGCTCGATTTAACTCGTAATAAATTAG CTGATATTCCGGAGGAGATTAGCAAATTAATAAACATGCAGAGGCTG ATTTTGGCTGAAAATGTAATCGAGCGTCTTCCAACGAATGTGGGCCAACTTCAGTCTTTGAAGATATTAAATCTCGATCAGAATAGAGTTACCTTTTTACCCGATGAAC TGGGCCAATTGGTTAGACTTGAGCGGTTATCTATCTCGGGCAACCAGTTAACTACTTTACCTGACACCATTGGAAGTTTACGCAAT CTGTTGCTGTTGAGTGTATCGAATAATCAATTGAAGCTTCTTCCAGAATCTGTTGGGAGCTGCTATTCATTAGAAGAGCTACAAGCAAATG ATAATTCTATTGATGAACTTCCTCCTTCTGTCTGCAATCTCATTCACCTTAAGTCATTATGCTTGGACAATAACAATATTAAACAG ATACCACCGGATTTGTTGAAGGCATGCAAGACTCTACAAAGTATTTCATTGCATGATAATCCCATATCTATGGATCAATTCCAGTCGGTAAGCTTCAACGTCTCCTTTCTTAATACTCGATATCTGCATTTCTCCATAAAAGTTAAGTCGTGTGGTCAAAGTGATCAAGATCCGATTTTTACTCTCAGATGGAAGGATTCCAAGAATTTGAAGGTAGAAGGAAAAAGAAATTCGACAAACAAATAG
- the LOC139870442 gene encoding uncharacterized protein, with product MDGVLIYSLEKVTENVKPNHIDLPLDLTHTYGHLRSCPPSLGVGRPRGDRGGSRVATLGKIRVGSWNIGTLTGKRIELVDTFIKSNVDIGCVQETRWKGEGAVDIKDYRLWYSGSRIARNGVGIFLGNLHKDNVVDLGRFSDRIMSASLIIKEETFTVISAYAPHAGLSDAEKKSFWELLDEVVRGCPADHRLIIGGDLNGHIGVEAEGYEGAHGGFGFGPRNEEGRSTLEFAIAHELVVANSFFKKRDAQLATFYSGGRCTQIDFLLLRKGELRTCRDCKVLPAYTCSSQHRLLIMDLVTRGRVRRRAKVVQHRILWKNLHGAKAETFRTTVADRLCVEGDNVAPADVDQLWNRMASTIREVAKEALGMVLGTSRAHKSSRESWWLSDDVQTKVVLKHARKLDSKEGANDIYRIAKARERRGRDLVNVKYIKDEAGQSIVREDLIKKRWEEYFASLFGRERTKRNEELHEVREYQNNCFCTRINQEEVRSALRKMGRNKAVGPDQIPIEAWSN from the exons ATGGATGGAGTACTAATATATTCTTTAGAGAAAGTTACTGAAAATGTCAAACCCAACCACATTGACTTACCACTAG ATCTTACGCATACCTATGGTCACTTGAGGTCATGTCCTCCTAGTTTAGGGGTGGGTAGGCCTAGAGGGGATAGAGGCGGTAGTAGGGTAGCCACCCTTGGTAAGATTAGAGTGGGTAGTTGGAATATAGGAACCTTGACGGGCAAGAGGATTGAGCTCGTTGATACCTTTATCAAGAGTAATGTGGACATAGGGTGtgttcaagagactagatggaagggtgAAGGGGCGGTAGATATTAAGGACTATAGGTTGTGGTACTCGGGTTCTAGGATAGCACGGAACGGGGTAGGTATCTTTTTGGGAAATCTACATAAGGATAACGTTGTTGACTTGGGTAGgtttagcgataggattatgtcggcTAGTCTAATTATTAAGGAGGAAACTTTCACGGTCATTAGCGCGTACGCACCTCATGCGGGTTTAAGTGATGCGGAAAAGAAGAGTTTTTGGGAATTGTTAGATGAGGTAGTGAGGGGGTGCCCAGCGGATCATCGACTAATTATAGGGGGTGATCTGAATGGACACATAGGAGTGGAGGCAGAAGGTTACGAGGGAGCCCATGGGGGTTTTGGGTTTGGTCCTAGAAATGAAGAAGGGCGCTCAACCCTTGAGTTTGCCATTGCCCACGAGTTGGTTGTAGCTAACTCTTTTTTCAAGAAGAGGGATGCTCAGTTAGCCACTTTTTATAGCGGGGGCCGTTGCACCCAGATTGACTTTTTGCTCCTTCGTAAAGGGGAACTTAGGACATGTAGGGACTGTAAGGTCCTTCCAGCATATACGTGCTCCTCCCAGCACAGATTGTTGATCATGGACCTAGTTACCCGGGGAAGAGTTCGTAGGAGGGCTAAGGTTGTGCAACATAGAATCCTTTGGAAGAACCTACATGGAGCGAAGGCGGAGACTTTTAGAACGACTGTGGCCGATAGATTGTGTGTAGAAGGGGATAACGTAGCCCCTGCTGACGTTGACCAGTTATGGAACCGCATGGCGTCCACTATCAGAGAGGTGGCAAAAGAAGCTTTAGGGATGGTATTAGGGACATCGAGAGCCCATAAGAGTAGTAGAGAATCGTGGTGGCTTAGTGACGATGTCCAAACGAAAGTCGTGTTAAAGCATgcgag GAAACTAGACTCTAAAGAGGGAGCCAATGACATATATAGAATAGCTAAAGCTAGGGAGCGAAGAGGCAGGGACTTAGTTAACGTCAAATATATCAAGGATGAAGCGGGTCAAAGTATAGTGAGAGAAGACCTTATTAAGAAAAGATGGGAAGAGTATTTTGCATCCCTTTTTGGTAGGGAAAGAACAAAGCGGAACGAGGAACTCCACGAGGTTCGTGAATATCAAAACAACTGTTTCTGCACGAGGATTAACCAGGAGGAAGTTAGATCAgccctacgaaagatggggagaaacaaagcagtaggaccagACCAAATCCCGATTGAGGCGTGGAG caatTAA